The Toxotes jaculatrix isolate fToxJac2 chromosome 6, fToxJac2.pri, whole genome shotgun sequence genomic interval TCATGTTCACTCTGTTAATAATTATATACCAGAGGGTCAAcctatgtcagtgtttttgtcactATACATCAATATCTGGCACAGTACAATGTACAGACTGTTCCCCTAAGTAGACTATGTATTTAGAGAAGCGAATGATGCAAAATTTAAAGTAATGGATGCCGTCTGATTTCCTGCTCTGCATGTTTCTCCctgacattttttacagtggatttctgtgtgttctATGTAATCAACAGCGAGCTGCAAAGGACGATGTGGTGCTGAGTACTACAGGGGCTACATGTGCCAGTGTGATTATAACTGCCTATCTTATGGAGAGTGCTGCAGAGACTATGAATCTCAATGCACCACAAGTGAGGCTTCTCTCCCCTGACATGCTTGTAACCTTGTCACTCATGCTACCAGAAATTGTTACTTAACCCACAGACACTGATATCCAGACATTTCTTGTGCTGCCTTAATACTCCCTGTGAGAAACAATAAATGTGATGAATATAATCAGCACTATATGGTCTTATTGTACAGGTCTATTGAGTTGAATCCCTGCTATGCTTGTGTGCAACAGAAAACTCGTGTAAAGGTCGATGTGGAGAAGCCTTCAGGAGAGGCCGTCTGTGTAGCTGTGACTCTGAGTGCATCAACTACAAGCAGTGTTGTCCAGATTACAAGACCCACTGTGATGCAGAGGGTGAGCATTGTCCAGCGCATTCagcatgattgtgtgtgtgtgttaatatcaGCATGTTAACCTCTACAGATTCTCTTCACAGTTTTGTACTCAGTAGTGCATAGTAGAAGTAGTAGTATCTTTGGTGTCAtcttttgacatttattggtCGTTTGAAATATGACCAGAAATGCAGTGATGTTTGTGAGAAAGCATGGCTGCATGTTAAAATCAGCCCTCACCTTTCTCTGTTACGCCATTATGCAATCAGAACTATGGCAGTTTGATTAGTGCATATGCATGACTGGTGAAGTGCAAAGAAGCCAGGAATAACTTGACATGGCAAACTCGCATGTCCACCAGCATGTGGAGTAGCATGCAATGCAAGCCGTAATCTGCACCGACGCATTAGTTTAAATTTGACAATATTTTCTGTCTTGGTAATTACCACAGAGGAAATCAATGGAGCAGACAGTGCAGCAGCACCAGTGAAGACTAATTCATGTGATAATGTAAACAATAACAAACCCAAAGGTATATTTTCTTGGTAAAAGGTCagatttttaacacattttcagtcattttggaTTTAAGGGAAATTTGTGTGAACTTTTGTTCTGCTCTCGAATCTTTGTTCATGAATATTCCCACAGAGCCAACTctgactgaagcagcagagcaaCCTTATTCATTCAGCGAAGGAAACGATGCAGGTGACTATGCTTTTTGAAATTAACTCAAGGAAACTGTGCAAGATGTTATTTCACACCTTATATAACTGCCAATTCATTCCAATGTCAGTAATCAACACTTTCTGAACCTTACTCATTAACTGATGCAGCTTAGATTTCAGAAATGATTATTATGAACTGAACCTGATGTATTTAACAAGACGTGTGTCAGGAAGAAGGCAGGAAGATGTTTACGGTTGACTACCACACTGTGGCTCTGTTGCTGGGGTTTGCTTTGAGTGCCAAGTGTCACCATGACAAGCCAAGAGCGTTAGCCTCTCTGgccaaaagaaacacaaggaagcAGTGTTGTCATGAGTGTGTAGGAGGGTTATGGGCAAAGGCTCAGTCACAagtgagaaaagcaaaacacaaagccaaGAAACGATGACAAAAATTTCTTAGTGGTTTTCCTTTAGGAGTTGGCCTGGAATAGTATTGTGGGTGGAGATAGTCTTGCATTCTTGTCACTTGTCTCTCAGAGGGAAGACATGTTGTGACATTTCCATCTGGAAAGTCACAGTCTGAGTGAAGGCTCAGGTAAACAAATACACGGAAAATATAGTAACGAAAAACAATAGTTATGTTAAACCTGAACTTTTACTTATTTGAATTTGCCCACAGATGACAATTTAATACCACTGGTAAGTCCAACATCATATTCACCAGATGATCCCAATGATGGTGAACAAGGATGTCTCTGGATAATAAATGCAGCAAATCTCTTAGTCCAGTAAATTTTTACTTGTCACATTCTTGTAGATACATACAGCCAGAATGATGAATTTTCCAACAATGGACCAGAGGCAAGTCCAGTTCCTGAGGGCACCAGTGACTATGGATCGTCCACAGCTGACCTGCTGGATCAAGTTTCTACTGAACCCACCCTGGAGCCAGAACCTCCGGAGTTCAGTACAGAGACAGTTACAGTCATTTCTCAGACAGAAACGACTCCCTCAGACAATGAACCAACGCAGGCTGACGACAGCCCTTCCACCCCTTACATGTCAAGTGGAGAAGCCCCCACAGAAAGCATAGGTATGTTATATCTGGGGATGACCAGGAAAAACATAAAGTTCAGTGCTCACTGGCACAGGTTCTCCAAATGTCTGAACTCTGCTAAAGGAATGAACACAATTCTTTCAAAAGGTATTCTCTGATTTGGTGTTTttaatcttgtttgtttgtctccagATGCTGGTGATCCCATCAGCTCAACCTACCCAGGAACAGCTCTCCCTcagcccacagcagcagcagaccacGTCTCCAGCCAGACTACTCCAACCTTAGAACCCCAAACAGGGATTTCTCCTACAGCCACCACTCCAGAGTTGGGGCAGACAGAAGGACAAGTGATACTACAACCTGAGGATGACACTGTTCCTGAGGCCCCAAAGACAGACCCAACTGAAGCCTCCTCTGATAAGCCAGAGGTCACAGCCTTACCCTTAAACACAGTGGCATCTACAGGACTCACACAGGATTACACAGTCCTGGAAATTTCTGAGGTCACCACCATCCCTGCCTCATCAACAGTGGACCTGACACCCATCCCAGATGCGACCACCGAACCAGACGACACTGAGAGCAACTCTGAGGATGCCACAGCAGGTCCTCCCACTGTTCTAGCAGATGTTCAAGATCCGTCCACCACGGTTTCTCCAGTGGGGCCTGGGAACTTGTCAGACCTTGATGCCCTGACGACCCACATTCCCTCACCCACAGCTGCAGAGCAGGATGATACTATAGATGATGTTACACCACAAGTATCCACCACAAGCGATCCATTAAATGTCACCCCAGACCCGACCAAACCCCAACCATCTGAAGCCTCTTCAAAACCCCAGGACAAACCTGACCCATACAAGCCATCTCCACCTAAACCAACTCTGTCTAAACCCACATCCAAGCCCGAGACTAAGCCTGTGGACACTGCACAAACTCTGTACATAGACGATCCAAGAGACTACCAGGCGGGTAAGAAATGTACTTATCACTGGTCCACAAGAGATTCTCACAAAAAGCACCACCTCAAAATCTCTTTGCTGTAGTCTCTGCTAAGATCTGATCTGTTTTAAATGATACTCATGCAAAGCCTCTGGTttcttttacatatttattactgtttgCAGCCTGGTTTATGAGCTTGCTTTTTCATGTTGCCTCTGGGTGGACTAAGCTTCCTTCAAAGAATAGCTACATTTTATGTGACAGAGGTGGCTGTTTCCCACACTGCTAATGAATCAAGCAGTACTTTGAAATTGGAAGTTGGAGCTTTGATACTTTAATgaatggaaaaaaggaaaaagtcacTAAAGCTCCTGGAACAATAAGACTTAttgtttgttattattatattattccAGCAGATGGTTTCCTCATGAATGTGTCCTTTTTTCCAGATGACAGCAACGATACAAACCTGTGTAGTGGGCGGCCGGTCAGTGCAGTTACAACACTGAGGAATGGCACAATTGTGGTATTCAGAGGTTAGTGCCAAGAAGCTGATACTGAATGTGTTCATGTTCGTTAGATAGGAGAAGTGTATCATCTGTTCCATCAAACACAATTTAATCAATAGGTAACAAAGGAAATAAGAGACTTGGACAACTCCCAGTAGAGATGACCTGAAAACAAATATAATCATTGACTTCTGTGATGACACATTTttctctggcaaaaaaaaaaccccaaaacaaaacagcattttctttCAACCAGGTCAGGTCAGTGTTTGGTGGATAGCCTATCAACTACAATGTAAGTCATGTAGTATAACTGAGGGTATACatttatttgtatgaaaagATTCCTCTGCCGATcaactgtttactgtttttttttttactaaatttAACAGTAACATTAGCTGCTGTTAGCACTagacaaagtaaaaatatgGCATCTTCTCTCAGCTACAAccttaaaaaaagttttattctcaaaagagaaaaagtagCACTGCATCTTCACTGTGCTTGTATAACTTTGTTGGACCCCGCTGAAAAACTCTGAAAAAGCTGGCCCACAGTTAACTGCTGACCCCTGCTTTAAATGATCTTGCATGGAGAAGGACCGCCCTTATGTAGTAAtgttattcatttaatttttacagGACACTACTTCTGGTTCCTGGACAGAAATAGGGTGCCAGGTCCTGCCCGAGGCATTACACAAGTGTGGGGCGTTCCTTCCCCCATTGACACTGTGTTCACCCGCTGCAACTGCCAGGgcaaaacatacattttcaagGTAAATTTACTCATCTAATCCAAACTAGCATGAGGATTTGACAGGAGTTGGATTTCAGGGATTTAGCAGATACAACCCTAATTTTTGCTGCTGCAAATGTAATCTTGGTTCTTCTTTGAACTTACACACAGTATTTACTCCTGAGCTTTCTGCCATGacatttaatgttttggtttgtgttaaTGGGATGTTTGCAGGGAAGCCAGTACTGGAGATTTGAAAATGATGTTTTGGACCCTGGCTATCCTAAAGTCATTGTAACAGGCTTTGATGGGCTTCGGGgccacatcacagctgctctgtctgtgcctCAGTaccagaggaggaaagaatCAGTCTACTTCTTCAAGAGAGGTGATGACTGTTGCTGTTGAGCGTTTTATCCTAAATAAactaaaaagacaaatgttaCACCATTTCagttctttatttgttttatttgtttattaattaaataCTCTATCATGTTAATGTTCTGAATTATTGAATAGATTCTGAGATATTGACTCTTGGTTGGTTCTTCCAGGGGGATTAGTCCAGAAATATTCATACCAGTATGGCACCAGTCCATCATGTGGCAAGAAAGGAGAGTACGCCATTTATACTGTCCGCAACAGGATGGCCCGACAAGCAGGTGCCACAGTTAAAAATATGAGAAATTCATAGTTTAACTTGTGTTACACAAATTCATCTTAACAATGGCATTTTATTTGTCTCACTTGTGTGGTCCTATATAAATCAGACTGTGATGACCGTGCTGGGTGTTTGCTGAGCATTTTAACACGTTTGCTTAAACTCACATAAACATGTTTGCGTTGTTTCAACACATGTAGTTCTCTGAAAAAGTGAGTCATGCTTTTTCCAGGTGAACCCGTGGAAACAAATAGCTTGTGTTTATGAGGTCATAACTGTCCAAGAGTTGGGAGCTTTgtcagaaaacataaaaaataaaacggtctttaaatgtattatgtattattaaCATTTCAAATCACAAAAACTATGGGCCACCCA includes:
- the prg4b gene encoding proteoglycan 4b isoform X1; its protein translation is MKMSSTALCAVIFLACALTFSAAQTSCKGRCGAEYYRGYMCQCDYNCLSYGECCRDYESQCTTKNSCKGRCGEAFRRGRLCSCDSECINYKQCCPDYKTHCDAEEEINGADSAAAPVKTNSCDNVNNNKPKEPTLTEAAEQPYSFSEGNDADTYSQNDEFSNNGPEASPVPEGTSDYGSSTADLLDQVSTEPTLEPEPPEFSTETVTVISQTETTPSDNEPTQADDSPSTPYMSSGEAPTESIDAGDPISSTYPGTALPQPTAAADHVSSQTTPTLEPQTGISPTATTPELGQTEGQVILQPEDDTVPEAPKTDPTEASSDKPEVTALPLNTVASTGLTQDYTVLEISEVTTIPASSTVDLTPIPDATTEPDDTESNSEDATAGPPTVLADVQDPSTTVSPVGPGNLSDLDALTTHIPSPTAAEQDDTIDDVTPQVSTTSDPLNVTPDPTKPQPSEASSKPQDKPDPYKPSPPKPTLSKPTSKPETKPVDTAQTLYIDDPRDYQADDSNDTNLCSGRPVSAVTTLRNGTIVVFRGHYFWFLDRNRVPGPARGITQVWGVPSPIDTVFTRCNCQGKTYIFKGSQYWRFENDVLDPGYPKVIVTGFDGLRGHITAALSVPQYQRRKESVYFFKRGGLVQKYSYQYGTSPSCGKKGEYAIYTVRNRMARQAVSLLDPAINIRTSWRGFPSTITAAVSVPNNREPEGYKYYVFSRSKSYNVRMDGERPVIAAPKANVSPQSNDFFKCPQKV
- the prg4b gene encoding proteoglycan 4b isoform X2 is translated as MKMSSTALCAVIFLACALTFSAAQTSCKGRCGAEYYRGYMCQCDYNCLSYGECCRDYESQCTTKNSCKGRCGEAFRRGRLCSCDSECINYKQCCPDYKTHCDAEEPTLTEAAEQPYSFSEGNDADTYSQNDEFSNNGPEASPVPEGTSDYGSSTADLLDQVSTEPTLEPEPPEFSTETVTVISQTETTPSDNEPTQADDSPSTPYMSSGEAPTESIDAGDPISSTYPGTALPQPTAAADHVSSQTTPTLEPQTGISPTATTPELGQTEGQVILQPEDDTVPEAPKTDPTEASSDKPEVTALPLNTVASTGLTQDYTVLEISEVTTIPASSTVDLTPIPDATTEPDDTESNSEDATAGPPTVLADVQDPSTTVSPVGPGNLSDLDALTTHIPSPTAAEQDDTIDDVTPQVSTTSDPLNVTPDPTKPQPSEASSKPQDKPDPYKPSPPKPTLSKPTSKPETKPVDTAQTLYIDDPRDYQADDSNDTNLCSGRPVSAVTTLRNGTIVVFRGHYFWFLDRNRVPGPARGITQVWGVPSPIDTVFTRCNCQGKTYIFKGSQYWRFENDVLDPGYPKVIVTGFDGLRGHITAALSVPQYQRRKESVYFFKRGGLVQKYSYQYGTSPSCGKKGEYAIYTVRNRMARQAVSLLDPAINIRTSWRGFPSTITAAVSVPNNREPEGYKYYVFSRSKSYNVRMDGERPVIAAPKANVSPQSNDFFKCPQKV